In Saccharothrix syringae, the following are encoded in one genomic region:
- a CDS encoding SGNH/GDSL hydrolase family protein, which produces MERLDSFVALGDSFTEGLDDPAPTGGYVGWADRLAAMLSLKHPSLRYANLAIRGKMLQEIVDEQIPLAVSLKPRLVTFCGGGNDILVPGSDPDAVAEVYEIAVADLRAAGCEVLIFTGFDPKHTPLLRSLRGKVAVYNSHLWSVAERYHCRVVDLWSMTVLHDRRAWSEDRLHLSPEGHRRVALRAAEVLGHSPDEEWNTPWPPPVDEDWMTQRRHDLKWAREHVVPWIARQLRGESMGDGLAPKRPELLPLSSD; this is translated from the coding sequence ATGGAACGCCTGGACAGCTTCGTCGCACTGGGGGACAGCTTCACCGAGGGCCTGGACGACCCGGCGCCGACCGGCGGCTACGTGGGCTGGGCGGACCGGCTGGCCGCGATGCTGTCCCTGAAGCACCCGAGCCTGCGCTACGCCAACCTGGCCATCCGGGGCAAGATGCTCCAGGAGATCGTCGACGAGCAGATCCCGCTGGCCGTCTCGCTCAAGCCCAGGCTGGTCACCTTCTGCGGCGGCGGCAACGACATCCTGGTGCCCGGCAGCGACCCGGACGCGGTGGCCGAGGTGTACGAGATCGCCGTGGCCGACCTGCGCGCCGCGGGCTGCGAGGTCCTGATCTTCACCGGCTTCGACCCCAAGCACACCCCGCTCCTGCGCTCCCTGCGCGGCAAGGTGGCCGTCTACAACAGCCACCTGTGGTCGGTGGCCGAGCGCTACCACTGCCGGGTCGTGGACCTCTGGTCGATGACCGTCCTGCACGACCGGCGGGCCTGGTCGGAGGACCGCCTGCACCTCTCGCCGGAGGGACACCGCCGGGTGGCGCTGCGCGCCGCGGAGGTCCTGGGCCACTCCCCGGACGAGGAGTGGAACACCCCCTGGCCGCCGCCGGTGGACGAGGACTGGATGACCCAGCGCCGCCACGACCTGAAGTGGGCCCGCGAGCACGTGGTGCCGTGGATCGCCCGCCAGCTGCGGGGCGAGTCGATGGGCGACGGGCTGGCGCCGAAGCGCCCGGAACTGCTCCCGCTGTCCTCGGACTGA
- a CDS encoding N-acetylglucosamine kinase — translation MTRRVLAVDGGNSKTAMALVDLDGRVLARVLGPGASPQNVGLARSLEVFEDLARRAARQAGLPAGEPIAAHTAAYLAGADLPKEEDDLRAAIEARGWSTTTVVGNDTFALLRAGTADGIGVAVVCGAGINCVAVAPDGRVHRFPALGRISGDWGGGAHIGSEALWLAVRAEDGRGEPTALLDAVTAHYGTATLAEAVERLHLGEVDFDPNALCPLLFEVAAAGDPVARAVVDRLVEEVVLLARVSLSRLALLAEPVDVVLGGGVLTGTGDVVVDAVRARLVAGAPAARVRVVDVPPVVGAALLGLDALGAAPAAEQRLRAAYREPAALAAGG, via the coding sequence GTGACCCGGCGGGTGCTGGCCGTGGACGGGGGGAACAGCAAGACCGCGATGGCCCTGGTCGACCTGGACGGGCGGGTACTGGCCCGGGTCCTGGGCCCGGGCGCGTCACCGCAGAACGTGGGCCTGGCGCGCAGCCTGGAGGTCTTCGAGGACCTGGCCCGCCGGGCGGCCCGCCAGGCCGGCCTGCCCGCGGGCGAGCCGATCGCCGCCCACACCGCCGCCTACCTGGCGGGCGCCGACCTCCCGAAGGAGGAGGACGACCTGCGCGCGGCCATCGAGGCGCGCGGCTGGTCGACCACGACCGTGGTCGGCAACGACACGTTCGCCCTGCTGCGGGCGGGCACCGCGGACGGCATCGGCGTGGCCGTGGTGTGCGGCGCGGGCATCAACTGCGTGGCCGTGGCCCCGGACGGGCGGGTGCACCGGTTCCCGGCCCTGGGCCGGATCTCCGGCGACTGGGGCGGCGGCGCGCACATCGGGTCCGAGGCCCTGTGGCTGGCCGTGCGGGCCGAGGACGGCCGGGGCGAGCCGACCGCGCTGCTGGACGCGGTGACCGCGCACTACGGGACGGCGACGCTGGCCGAGGCGGTGGAGCGGCTGCACCTCGGCGAGGTCGACTTCGACCCGAACGCCCTGTGCCCGCTGCTGTTCGAGGTGGCGGCGGCCGGCGACCCGGTGGCCCGGGCGGTGGTGGACCGGCTGGTGGAGGAGGTCGTGCTGCTGGCCCGCGTGTCGCTGTCCCGCCTGGCGCTGCTGGCCGAACCGGTGGACGTGGTGCTGGGCGGCGGCGTGCTGACCGGCACCGGTGACGTGGTGGTCGACGCGGTCCGGGCGCGACTGGTCGCGGGGGCGCCCGCCGCGCGGGTGCGCGTGGTGGACGTGCCGCCGGTGGTCGGGGCGGCCCTGCTGGGCCTGGACGCGCTGGGCGCGGCCCCGGCGGCCGAGCAGCGGCTGCGCGCCGCCTACCGGGAGCCCGCCGCCCTGGCCGCGGGCGGCTGA
- a CDS encoding 6-phospho-beta-glucosidase, giving the protein MKLTVVGGGSTYTPELVDGIAGRRTSLAVDEIALVDPDAERLAVVGAFARRLLAHAGHPARVTTTTDLERGADGASAVLLQLRVGGQAARASDETFPLRCDCVGQETTGAGGLAKALRTVPVVLDIADRVRRVAGEGTWIVNFTNPVGIVTRALLQAGHRAVGLCNVAITFQRWTAALLGAAPDEVVLEHVGLNHLTWETGVRVAGVDRLPDLLAHHAEALAGHIGLPAALMRRLGAVPSYYLKYFYEHDEVVRKQQVEPPRAEVVAAVEKELLDLYRDPAVVTKPEQLGKRGGAYYSEAAVQLVHALTSGQPPTRHVVNVRNDGALPFLPDDAVVEVPAEVDTTGAHPLPVPPVPPSMSGLIAHVTAYEHLALTAALRGGRDRVADALLAHPLVGQHALADRLADDLVAANAAHLPRAGGRG; this is encoded by the coding sequence GTGAAGCTCACCGTGGTCGGGGGCGGGTCCACGTACACGCCCGAGTTGGTCGACGGCATCGCCGGGCGGCGCACCAGCCTCGCCGTCGACGAGATAGCCCTGGTCGACCCGGACGCCGAGCGCCTGGCGGTGGTGGGCGCGTTCGCCCGGCGGCTGCTGGCGCACGCCGGCCACCCCGCGAGGGTCACCACGACCACCGACCTGGAGCGCGGCGCGGACGGCGCCTCGGCCGTGCTGCTCCAGCTGCGGGTCGGCGGCCAGGCGGCCCGGGCGTCCGACGAGACGTTCCCGCTGCGCTGCGACTGCGTGGGGCAGGAGACGACCGGCGCGGGCGGCCTGGCCAAGGCGCTGCGCACCGTGCCGGTGGTGCTCGACATCGCCGACCGGGTCCGGCGGGTCGCGGGCGAGGGCACCTGGATCGTCAACTTCACCAACCCGGTCGGCATCGTCACCCGCGCCCTGCTCCAGGCGGGCCACCGGGCCGTGGGGCTGTGCAACGTGGCCATCACGTTCCAGCGCTGGACCGCCGCGCTGCTGGGCGCGGCCCCGGACGAGGTGGTCCTGGAACACGTGGGCCTCAACCACCTGACCTGGGAGACCGGGGTCCGGGTGGCGGGCGTCGACCGGCTGCCGGACCTGCTGGCCCACCACGCGGAGGCGCTGGCCGGGCACATCGGCCTGCCGGCGGCGCTGATGCGCCGCCTGGGCGCCGTGCCGTCCTACTACCTCAAGTACTTCTACGAGCACGACGAGGTGGTGCGGAAGCAGCAGGTCGAACCGCCCCGGGCCGAGGTGGTGGCGGCCGTGGAGAAGGAGCTGCTGGACCTCTACCGCGACCCCGCCGTGGTCACCAAGCCCGAGCAGCTCGGCAAGCGCGGCGGCGCGTACTACTCGGAGGCGGCCGTGCAGCTGGTGCACGCCCTGACCAGCGGGCAGCCCCCGACGCGCCACGTGGTCAACGTCCGCAACGACGGCGCGCTCCCGTTCCTGCCGGACGACGCGGTGGTCGAGGTGCCCGCCGAGGTCGACACCACCGGCGCCCACCCGCTGCCGGTGCCGCCGGTGCCGCCGTCGATGTCCGGGCTGATCGCGCACGTGACCGCCTACGAGCACCTGGCCCTGACCGCGGCGCTGCGCGGTGGCCGGGACCGGGTGGCGGACGCCCTGCTGGCGCACCCGCTGGTCGGGCAGCACGCGTTGGCCGACCGGCTGGCCGACGACCTCGTCGCGGCCAACGCCGCCCACCTGCCCCGGGCGGGGGGCCGCGGGTGA
- a CDS encoding carbohydrate ABC transporter permease, translating to MTTRRTLDWIAVHSAGLALGLMFALPVVFVLLTAVMSDSQAFTADLWPREWHWGNFLEVFEAAPLLRYLGNSLLYSLLATAGMLLSSVPAAYALAKLRWRGRQAAFLLVVGAMLLPPQVVAVPLYDAWSSLGLTGTLWPLVVPYFLFDAFSVFLLRQFMLTIPQSYVDAARVDGCTEFQALLRVVVPMARPGIAATALFCFLYTWNDYFGPLLYTSEVPEQWTLSLALSSFKSLHQVQWNLAMAVTLLVMLPAIVLFAFAQRSFVRGVTFTGVKG from the coding sequence ATGACCACCCGCCGCACCCTGGACTGGATCGCGGTCCACAGCGCCGGCCTGGCGCTGGGCCTGATGTTCGCGCTGCCGGTGGTGTTCGTGCTGCTCACCGCGGTCATGTCGGACTCGCAGGCGTTCACCGCGGACCTGTGGCCGCGCGAGTGGCACTGGGGCAACTTCCTGGAGGTCTTCGAGGCCGCGCCCCTGCTGCGCTACCTGGGCAACAGCCTGCTGTACTCGCTGCTGGCCACCGCGGGCATGCTGCTGTCGTCCGTGCCGGCCGCCTACGCCCTGGCGAAGCTGCGCTGGCGGGGCCGCCAGGCGGCGTTCCTGCTGGTGGTCGGCGCCATGCTGCTGCCGCCGCAGGTGGTGGCCGTGCCGCTGTACGACGCCTGGTCGAGCCTGGGCCTGACCGGCACCCTGTGGCCGCTGGTCGTGCCCTACTTCCTGTTCGACGCCTTCTCGGTGTTCCTGCTGCGCCAGTTCATGCTGACCATCCCCCAGTCCTACGTGGACGCGGCCAGGGTGGACGGCTGCACGGAGTTCCAGGCCCTGCTGAGGGTCGTGGTGCCGATGGCGCGCCCCGGCATCGCGGCGACCGCCCTGTTCTGCTTCCTCTACACGTGGAACGACTACTTCGGACCGCTGCTCTACACCAGCGAGGTCCCGGAGCAGTGGACGCTGTCGCTGGCGCTGTCGTCGTTCAAGAGCCTGCACCAGGTCCAGTGGAACCTGGCCATGGCCGTCACCCTGCTGGTCATGCTCCCGGCGATCGTGCTGTTCGCGTTCGCGCAGCGCTCGTTCGTCCGGGGCGTCACGTTCACTGGAGTCAAGGGGTGA
- a CDS encoding carbohydrate ABC transporter permease, which yields MTATLDRARAARTSPPPGRSRTRRRLTALAFTAPAALGFTLFFAYPLVATVGFSFTRYDLINPPEWAGLANYAYMLGDDLFWTSVRNTLWFVVVLTSARVAFALGVASVIARLRSGVGLVRTLCYLPSLTPPVAATLVFFLLMRPNEGPVDAFLGWFGVEGPLWFADPAWAKPGIAAVVLWVSGDLMIIILAAILDVPREQHEAAELDGAGALRRWWHVTLPSISPVLLFGVVNSIVLALQLFTQAVVAGSAASGAADVTGSTKNIGFPENSTLTFPVWLYTQGFRYFDMGYASAMATVLFVASFAATALLVRRLRRATPQEEG from the coding sequence GTGACGGCCACGCTCGACCGCGCGCGGGCCGCGCGGACCTCCCCGCCACCGGGGAGGTCCCGCACCCGGCGCCGGCTGACCGCGCTGGCGTTCACCGCGCCCGCCGCGCTCGGCTTCACCCTGTTCTTCGCCTACCCGCTGGTGGCCACGGTCGGGTTCTCGTTCACCAGGTACGACCTGATCAACCCGCCCGAGTGGGCCGGCCTGGCGAACTACGCCTACATGCTCGGCGACGACCTGTTCTGGACCTCGGTGCGCAACACGCTGTGGTTCGTGGTCGTGCTGACGTCCGCGCGCGTGGCGTTCGCCCTCGGCGTCGCCTCGGTGATCGCCCGGCTGCGCTCGGGCGTCGGCCTGGTGCGCACCCTGTGCTACCTGCCCTCGCTCACCCCGCCGGTGGCCGCGACCCTGGTGTTCTTCCTGCTCATGCGGCCGAACGAGGGCCCGGTGGACGCCTTCCTGGGCTGGTTCGGCGTCGAGGGGCCGCTGTGGTTCGCCGACCCGGCGTGGGCCAAGCCCGGCATCGCCGCGGTGGTGCTGTGGGTGTCCGGCGACCTGATGATCATCATCCTGGCGGCGATCCTGGACGTCCCGCGCGAGCAGCACGAGGCGGCCGAGCTGGACGGCGCGGGCGCCCTGCGGCGGTGGTGGCACGTCACGCTGCCGTCCATCTCGCCGGTGCTGCTGTTCGGCGTGGTGAACTCGATCGTGCTGGCCCTCCAGCTGTTCACCCAGGCCGTGGTGGCCGGCTCGGCCGCCAGCGGCGCGGCCGACGTCACCGGCAGCACCAAGAACATCGGCTTCCCGGAGAACTCGACCCTGACGTTCCCGGTGTGGCTCTACACGCAGGGCTTCCGCTACTTCGACATGGGTTACGCGTCGGCGATGGCGACCGTGCTGTTCGTCGCCTCCTTCGCCGCCACGGCGCTGCTCGTGCGGCGGCTGCGCAGGGCCACCCCCCAGGAGGAAGGATGA
- a CDS encoding extracellular solute-binding protein, producing MRKLHRAASLCVAAAVTLTACAAGSGRDAGPSGPAAAPGADESFTLTVWSNYSGRELAEVTKALESFKAKYPKAEIRHEGSQDDDKITAGIRGGNPPDVAMSFTTDNIGQFCSSGSFQELKPYIERDRVDLGQITEAVRSYSEYKGNRCAMPLLSDVYGLYYNKALLAEAGITAPPRTTAELLDFAKRTTKRAPDGSIEVAGFLPTMMFYANRPPIWAPHFGAEWTGPDGKSSLATPAWAEMLEFQKQLVDFYGYDDLERFRAGLGQEFSTDHAFHRGRIAMMIDGEYRTAFLADQAPEVDFGTAPFPTSRPELYGTAFTAGSIMGIPKGAKNPGAAWELIKHLSFDTGTIVDLANAIKNVPSTRAALADPRLEVDENFRTFVELARSDKLRGNPVTPIGDAHIKAVGDFATSWQAGKVDDLTAGLREVDRRIDEQIAKSGK from the coding sequence ATGCGCAAGCTCCACCGCGCGGCGTCGCTGTGCGTGGCCGCGGCGGTAACCCTGACCGCCTGCGCCGCGGGCTCCGGCCGGGACGCCGGGCCGTCCGGTCCGGCGGCGGCGCCCGGCGCCGACGAGAGCTTCACCCTGACCGTCTGGAGCAACTACTCCGGCCGCGAGCTGGCCGAGGTCACCAAGGCCCTGGAGAGCTTCAAGGCCAAGTACCCCAAGGCCGAGATCAGGCACGAGGGCAGCCAGGACGACGACAAGATCACCGCGGGCATCCGCGGCGGCAACCCGCCGGACGTGGCCATGTCCTTCACCACCGACAACATCGGCCAGTTCTGCTCGTCCGGCTCCTTCCAGGAGCTCAAGCCCTACATCGAGCGCGACCGCGTCGACCTGGGCCAGATCACCGAGGCCGTCCGCTCCTACAGCGAGTACAAGGGCAACCGGTGCGCGATGCCGCTGCTCAGCGACGTCTACGGGCTGTACTACAACAAGGCCCTGCTCGCCGAGGCGGGCATCACCGCGCCGCCGAGGACGACCGCCGAGCTGCTCGACTTCGCCAAGCGCACCACCAAGCGGGCGCCCGACGGGTCGATCGAGGTCGCGGGCTTCCTGCCCACCATGATGTTCTACGCCAACCGGCCGCCCATCTGGGCGCCGCACTTCGGCGCGGAGTGGACCGGGCCGGACGGCAAGTCCTCCCTGGCCACGCCCGCGTGGGCGGAGATGCTGGAGTTCCAGAAGCAGCTCGTCGACTTCTACGGCTACGACGACCTGGAGCGGTTCCGCGCCGGGCTCGGCCAGGAGTTCTCCACCGACCACGCGTTCCACCGGGGCCGGATCGCCATGATGATCGACGGCGAGTACCGCACCGCGTTCCTGGCCGACCAGGCGCCGGAGGTGGACTTCGGCACCGCGCCGTTCCCGACCAGCAGGCCCGAGCTGTACGGCACCGCGTTCACCGCGGGCTCGATCATGGGCATCCCCAAGGGCGCGAAGAACCCCGGCGCCGCCTGGGAGCTGATCAAGCACCTGTCCTTCGACACCGGCACCATCGTCGACCTGGCCAACGCCATCAAGAACGTCCCGAGCACCAGGGCCGCGCTGGCCGACCCGCGGCTGGAGGTCGACGAGAACTTCCGGACGTTCGTCGAGCTGGCCCGCTCGGACAAGCTGCGCGGCAACCCGGTGACCCCGATCGGCGACGCGCACATCAAGGCCGTCGGCGACTTCGCCACCTCGTGGCAGGCCGGGAAGGTCGACGACCTGACCGCGGGCCTGCGCGAGGTCGACCGGCGCATCGACGAGCAGATCGCGAAGAGCGGCAAGTGA
- a CDS encoding ROK family transcriptional regulator, whose product MRAGSPRLLREINDRAAIEALLRNGPLTRSELEGLIGLSKPATAQLLTRLEGEGTVLRSGLRGGGRGPRAQLWAVNGALAHVAAVDLTPDAVDVAVADISGAVLTEHRAPMPRTGVLEAFRGAVTKAAAQAGLTTEALHHVVVGSPGAVDPATGRLNYAPHMPGWGDKDLPRELRELLGTGVTVENDVNLVALEEMVAGRARGVKDFVLVWPADAVGAAVVVNGALLRGATGGAGEVDALRVPDRAHADTGADRTGSRYGDLLGSAAIARLARAHGVSARTGRAAVAKALGEGTAGREFLVDLARRIATGVANVVAVLDPELVLLSGEVAHAGGTALTDLVAAELRLLVVPRTPVRLAQVTGKPVRSGALHAALSVAREQVFGLPAATTEPFGGPPPD is encoded by the coding sequence ATGCGAGCCGGGAGCCCGAGGCTGCTGCGCGAGATCAACGACCGCGCCGCGATCGAGGCACTGCTCCGCAACGGCCCGCTGACCAGGTCGGAGCTGGAGGGCCTCATCGGCCTGTCCAAACCGGCCACCGCCCAGCTGCTCACCCGCCTGGAGGGCGAGGGCACCGTGCTGCGCAGCGGCCTGCGCGGCGGCGGGCGGGGTCCGCGGGCGCAGCTGTGGGCGGTCAACGGCGCGCTCGCCCACGTCGCCGCGGTGGACCTCACCCCCGACGCGGTCGACGTCGCCGTGGCCGACATCTCCGGCGCCGTGCTCACCGAGCACCGCGCGCCCATGCCCCGCACCGGCGTGCTGGAGGCGTTCCGCGGCGCGGTCACCAAGGCCGCCGCCCAGGCGGGCCTGACCACCGAGGCCCTGCACCACGTGGTCGTGGGCAGCCCCGGCGCGGTCGACCCCGCCACCGGCAGGCTGAACTACGCGCCGCACATGCCCGGCTGGGGCGACAAGGACCTGCCCCGGGAGCTGCGCGAGCTGCTCGGCACCGGCGTCACGGTCGAGAACGACGTGAACCTGGTCGCGCTGGAGGAGATGGTCGCCGGCCGGGCCCGGGGCGTGAAGGACTTCGTGCTGGTGTGGCCCGCGGACGCGGTCGGCGCCGCGGTCGTGGTCAACGGCGCGCTGCTGCGCGGCGCCACCGGCGGCGCGGGCGAGGTCGACGCCCTGCGGGTGCCCGACCGCGCGCACGCCGACACCGGCGCCGACCGCACCGGCAGCCGCTACGGCGACCTGCTCGGCAGCGCGGCCATCGCCCGGCTCGCCCGCGCGCACGGCGTGTCAGCCCGCACCGGCCGGGCCGCGGTGGCCAAGGCCCTGGGCGAGGGCACCGCGGGCCGCGAGTTCCTGGTCGACCTCGCCCGCCGCATCGCCACCGGCGTGGCCAACGTGGTCGCCGTGCTCGACCCGGAGCTGGTGCTGCTCTCCGGCGAGGTCGCGCACGCGGGCGGCACCGCGCTCACCGACCTCGTGGCCGCCGAGCTGCGCCTGCTCGTGGTGCCCCGCACCCCCGTCCGGCTCGCCCAGGTGACCGGCAAACCGGTGCGCTCCGGCGCCCTGCACGCCGCGCTGTCGGTCGCCCGGGAGCAGGTGTTCGGCCTGCCCGCCGCCACGACCGAACCCTTCGGCGGCCCGCCGCCCGACTAG
- a CDS encoding DUF3159 domain-containing protein: protein MTDTRQESLAALLGGRGGAVDASLPPAAFVLGWLLGGRSVEAGALAAVLCGVVVGVVRVVRGARPGALLVSVAVVVAAAYVALRTGRPEDFFLLQILLNAASALAWAASIVVRWPLLGVVVGLVTGQRFRWRRDPDLLRAYRLASWPWVGQYVLRVLVFGALWLAGQVVLLGVMRVALTWPLQVACVAVSWWVLRRSLPGDHPGLRHPRVPGGD, encoded by the coding sequence ATGACCGACACGCGTCAGGAGTCGCTGGCCGCCCTGCTGGGCGGCCGGGGTGGTGCGGTGGACGCCTCGCTGCCCCCGGCGGCGTTCGTCCTCGGCTGGCTGCTGGGCGGCCGCTCGGTCGAGGCGGGCGCGCTGGCCGCCGTCCTGTGCGGTGTGGTGGTCGGCGTGGTGCGCGTGGTGCGCGGCGCCCGCCCCGGCGCGCTGCTGGTGTCGGTGGCGGTGGTCGTGGCGGCGGCCTACGTGGCCCTGCGCACCGGTCGCCCGGAGGACTTCTTCCTGCTCCAGATCCTGCTCAACGCCGCCTCCGCGCTGGCCTGGGCGGCGTCGATCGTGGTGCGGTGGCCGCTGCTCGGCGTGGTCGTCGGGCTGGTGACCGGGCAGCGGTTCCGCTGGCGGCGCGACCCGGACCTGCTGCGGGCCTACCGGCTCGCGTCGTGGCCCTGGGTCGGCCAGTACGTGCTGCGGGTGCTCGTGTTCGGCGCGCTGTGGCTGGCGGGCCAGGTCGTCCTGCTGGGCGTCATGCGGGTCGCCCTGACCTGGCCCCTCCAGGTGGCCTGCGTCGCGGTGAGCTGGTGGGTGCTGCGCCGCTCGCTGCCCGGCGACCACCCCGGCCTGCGCCACCCCCGCGTGCCCGGCGGGGACTAG
- a CDS encoding serine hydrolase domain-containing protein has product MRKLLLVPVVAALTAALVPAASAATVPPLRPDALRAAVASLPDDEASGALVRVSGTAGGWRGSGGVARIGTRQPVHPDGRFRVGSITKLFTAAAALKLAGSGRLDLDQTVQHYLPDLLDPAVFTKPITVRQLLDHTHGIAGHGLPHKDPAWFLEHRYDTFDPLEVVKLGVAQGPQFDPGTAQQYGNMGYLVAGLVIEAATGRPYGDAVRDEVIRPLGLRDTYLPGTDPRIRGVHAHGYELTGTGHVDVTEANPTLQWAAAEVVSSARDLDRLLAALLRGDYLTPAQRAELMDVPDLPGAVHGLGISRIELTPGFVVWGKTGDRPGYNNGVAGTPDGSRTLVYSVNTLHMGGELSATARRVIAAAFS; this is encoded by the coding sequence ATGAGAAAGCTGTTGCTCGTCCCCGTGGTCGCCGCCCTCACCGCCGCCCTGGTCCCGGCCGCCTCCGCCGCGACCGTCCCCCCGCTCAGGCCCGACGCGCTGCGCGCCGCCGTCGCCTCGCTGCCCGACGACGAGGCGAGCGGCGCCCTGGTCCGCGTGTCCGGCACGGCCGGCGGCTGGCGCGGTTCCGGCGGCGTGGCGCGGATCGGCACGCGGCAGCCCGTGCACCCGGACGGCCGGTTCCGCGTCGGCAGCATCACCAAGCTGTTCACCGCGGCCGCCGCGCTCAAGCTGGCCGGGTCCGGCCGGCTCGACCTCGACCAAACCGTCCAGCACTACCTGCCCGACCTGCTCGACCCGGCCGTGTTCACCAAGCCGATCACCGTCCGGCAGCTGCTCGACCACACCCACGGCATCGCCGGGCACGGCCTGCCGCACAAGGACCCCGCGTGGTTCCTGGAGCACCGCTACGACACCTTCGACCCGCTGGAGGTGGTGAAGCTGGGCGTCGCGCAGGGTCCGCAGTTCGACCCCGGCACCGCGCAGCAGTACGGCAACATGGGCTACCTGGTGGCCGGGCTGGTGATCGAGGCGGCGACCGGCCGGCCCTACGGCGACGCCGTGCGCGACGAGGTCATCCGACCGCTGGGCCTGCGCGACACCTACCTGCCCGGCACCGACCCGCGCATCCGGGGCGTGCACGCGCACGGCTACGAGCTGACCGGCACCGGCCACGTCGACGTGACCGAGGCCAACCCGACGCTCCAGTGGGCGGCGGCCGAGGTGGTCTCCAGCGCCCGCGACCTCGACCGGCTGCTGGCCGCCCTGCTGCGCGGGGACTACCTGACCCCGGCGCAGCGGGCCGAGCTGATGGACGTGCCGGACCTGCCGGGCGCGGTGCACGGCCTGGGCATCTCGCGCATCGAACTGACGCCGGGCTTCGTGGTGTGGGGCAAGACCGGTGACCGGCCGGGCTACAACAACGGCGTCGCGGGCACCCCCGACGGCAGCCGCACGCTGGTCTACTCGGTGAACACCCTGCACATGGGCGGCGAGCTGTCGGCCACCGCGCGCCGGGTCATCGCCGCCGCGTTCTCCTAG
- a CDS encoding aldo/keto reductase, producing MRGVALSRLGFGGGPIGNLFTAVSDEDAAGALGAAWDAGVRYFDTAPHYGLGLSERRLGRFLRTRPRAEFAVSTKVGRLLEPFDGGGDDLANGFAVPATHRRVWDFGADGVRRSLESSLDRLGLDRVDVVYLHDPDDHWEQAITRGVPALVKLRDEGVVRAIGVGMNQWRMLARFVREADLDVVLLAGRYTLLDRSGAELLELCAERGVAVVAAGVFNSGLLAAPAAGATYDYRAAPPGLVERARRVAGVCGRHGVPVPQAAIAFPRRHPAVASVLVGVRSAEEVRANAAEVDVPPALWEELDRL from the coding sequence GTGAGGGGCGTCGCGCTGTCCCGCCTCGGCTTCGGCGGCGGGCCGATCGGCAACCTGTTCACCGCGGTGTCCGACGAGGACGCCGCCGGCGCGCTGGGAGCCGCGTGGGACGCGGGCGTCCGCTACTTCGACACCGCGCCGCACTACGGGCTGGGCCTGTCCGAGCGGCGGCTGGGCCGGTTCCTGCGCACCCGGCCGCGCGCGGAATTCGCGGTGTCCACCAAGGTCGGCCGGCTGCTGGAGCCGTTCGACGGCGGCGGGGACGACCTGGCGAACGGCTTCGCGGTGCCCGCCACCCACCGGCGGGTGTGGGACTTCGGCGCGGACGGCGTCCGCCGGTCCCTGGAGTCCTCTTTGGACCGGCTCGGGCTCGACCGGGTGGACGTGGTGTACCTGCACGACCCGGACGACCACTGGGAGCAGGCGATCACCCGGGGCGTGCCCGCGCTGGTGAAGCTGCGCGACGAGGGCGTCGTCCGGGCGATCGGCGTGGGCATGAACCAGTGGCGGATGCTCGCGCGGTTCGTCCGCGAGGCCGACCTGGACGTGGTGCTGCTCGCCGGCCGCTACACCCTGCTCGACCGGTCGGGCGCCGAGCTGCTGGAGCTGTGCGCGGAGCGCGGCGTGGCGGTGGTGGCGGCCGGGGTGTTCAACTCCGGGCTGCTCGCCGCGCCCGCCGCCGGCGCCACCTACGACTACCGCGCGGCACCGCCCGGGCTGGTCGAGCGGGCCCGGCGGGTGGCCGGGGTGTGCGGGCGGCACGGGGTGCCGGTGCCGCAGGCCGCCATCGCGTTCCCGCGGCGGCACCCGGCCGTGGCGTCGGTGCTGGTGGGCGTGCGGTCGGCCGAGGAGGTGCGGGCGAACGCGGCCGAGGTCGACGTCCCGCCGGCGCTGTGGGAGGAACTGGACCGCCTGTGA